The following proteins come from a genomic window of Trifolium pratense cultivar HEN17-A07 linkage group LG4, ARS_RC_1.1, whole genome shotgun sequence:
- the LOC123920306 gene encoding protein RRP6-like 3 isoform X4 translates to MNNEHKTRVAFTIATITTAAIISIIFTVRRRTRRKQLESSSNSCYSHSEQKPQCTFKRVLADNSYTPFKHLSFNASGSNDEKGSNLHPFEAEITALLTNNHQPEIELGAKKLEMNDSYVWVDTEMQLKELVDVLSNERFFGVDTEQHSLRSFLGFTGLVQISTQQEDYLIDTIALHDSMEILRPVFANPSICKVFHGADNDVLWLQRDFHIYIVNLFDTSKACEVLSKPQKSLAYLLETYCGVTTNKLLQREDWRQRPLSAEMVQYARTDAHYLLYIANCLIIELKQLDNENTCSDDKFHFVLEASRRSNMICLQLFTKEIEASPGESAALSLYSRHQSNQGSPSISDETQFLYTVRQLCTWRDLMARIHDESLKYVLSDQAIVALASQLPASHSKIYNTIVQTDVNAETGLTSFIPSPSPVVCSHLSDISQLLANELVKHGDIYSVILQKCLGQKGSCKLNIFNYALLVNSNLRPTLSYKHSSLKNPRQHSRKASRNLFVKKFSCKSPVYHNCRIFANDGRLLCYCDRKKLEWYLSRDLAKLVDEEPPAIMLLFEPKGRPEDEGNDFYIQSKKNICVGCGEGNHYLRYRIIPSCYRIHFPEHLKSHRSHDIVLLCVDCHEAAHAAAEKYKRKVASEFGIPLYVRRVIHPGQETEKLNDEGGVSPLQLRSAALALLNHGPRMPLNRREELTEIVKRYYGGREISEEDLESALQVGMRPIERRRYEKKRGVSFKHSTGNAAAVPEGENHADCAPRVSNVDTLNVDTLNGSYANEETRSGDNRQDDSGEPSLISDLAVDKATSNGNTILIKTTDDDEDDHDEAVNVDESLNRKQQNVVSDLSDSRDEESLRDEDSTQAKHHSKLSLLGHGPHGKQVVDHLLKEYGEDGVREFCQRWRQVFVDALKPRFLPGGWDVKHRI, encoded by the exons ATGAATAACGAACACAAAACGCGCGTGGCATTCACGATCGCCACCATAACAACAGCTGCCATAATCTCCATCATCTTCACCGTACGCCGCCGTACGCGGCGGAAGCAGCTCGAGTCCTCTTCGAATTCATGTTACTCACATTCCGAACAGAAGCCACAGTGTACGTTTAAGCGAGTTTTAGCTGATAACTCCTACACGCCATTCAAGCACTTGAGCTTCAACGCTTCCGGTAGTAATGATG AGAAAGGTTCAAATTTGCATCCTTTTGAGGCAGAGATTACGGCATTGTTAACAAATAATCATCAGCCTGAAATTGAACTTGGTGCTAAGAAATTAGAAATGAATGATTCGTATGTTTGGGTTGATACCGAGATGCAGTTAAAAGAACTGGTCGATGTATTGAGCAATGAAAGGTTCTTTGGTGTGGACACAGAACAACATAGCTTGCGCTCTTTTCTAGGCTTTACAGGATTAGTTCAG ATTTCTACACAACAGGAAGATTATTTGATTGACACAATTGCTTTGCATGATTCTATGGAAATTCTTCGCCCAGTTTTTGCTAATCCTTCAATTTGTAAA GTATTTCATGGGGCCGACAATGATGTTCTCTGGCTACAGAGGGACTTCCATATATACATTGTTAATCTATTTGATACTTCAAAG GCATGTGAGGTGCTATCAAAACCACAGAAATCACTTGCTTATTTGCTAGAAACTTACTGTGGTGTgacaacaaataaattattacag CGTGAAGACTGGAGACAGCGCCCTCTCTCAGCAGAAATGGTGCAATATGCAAGGACAGATGCACACTATCTGTTGTATATTGCAAACTGTCTGATCATTGAACTCAAGCAACTAGACAACG AAAACACTTGTTCCGATGACAAATTCCATTTTGTTCTCGAGGCTAGTCGGCGTTCAAACATGATTTGTTTACAACTATTCACAAAGGAGATTGAAGCTTCGCCTGGAGAATCTGCTGCATTATCATTATATTCACGTCATCAGAGTAATCAAGGCTCTCCTTCAATTTCCGATGAAACTCAG TTTCTGTATACTGTGAGGCAGCTGTGCACATGGAGAGATTTAATG GCTCGTATTCATGACGAGAGTTTAAAATATGTACTGTCAGACCAGGCAATTGTTGCTTTGGCAAGTCAGCTTCCAGCAAGTCACTCTAAAATATACAATACCATAGTTCAAACCGATGTCAATGCAGAAACGGGTCTGACCTCTTTCATCCCTTCCCCATCTCCTGTTGTTTGTAGCCACTTGAGTGATATCTCTCAACTGCTTGCAAACGAGTTGGTTAAACATGGTGATATTTATTCAGTGATTCTTCAGAAGTGTTTAGGTCAAAAAGGAAGTTGTAAACTTAACATTTTCAATTATGCTTTGTTGGTTAACAGTAACCTGAGACCTACTTTATCCTATAAACACTCGAGCCTAAAAAATCCTAGACAGCATTCTCGGAAGGCTTCTcgaaatttgtttgttaaaaaattctcTTGCAAATCACCGGTTTATCACAATTGTCGGATATTTGCTAATGACGGGAGACTGCTTTGTTATTGTGACCGGAAAAAGCTTGAATG GTACCTTAGTCGGGACCTTGCAAAACTTGTTGATGAGGAACCCCCAGCTATAATGCTTCTTTTTGAACCCAAAGGCCGCCCAGAGGATGAAGGAAATGATTTTTACATCcagagtaaaaaaaatatatgtgttGGATGTGGTGAAGGAAATCACTACTTACGATATCGTATAATCCCATCATGTTACAGAATACATTTCCCTGAGCATTTGAAGAGTCATCGCTCTCATGATATTGTCCTACTTTGTGTGGATTGTCATGAAGCTGCCCATGCTGCTGCAGAGAAGTATAAGAGAAAAGTAGCTTCTGAATTTGGGATTCCACTCTATGTTCGTAGGGTAATTCATCCCGGGCAAGAGACTGAAAAACTGAACGATGAGGGAGGTGTATCTCCATTACAATTACGATCAGCTGCTCTGGCTCTTCTAAATCATGGACCAAGAATGCCTCTTAATCGGCGTGAAGAACTGACTGAg ATTGTGAAGAGATATTATGGAGGAAGGGAGATATCTGAAGAAGATCTGGAAAGTGCTTTGCAAGTTGGCATGCGTCCTATTGAGAGAAGAAGATATGAGAAAAAGAGAGGGGTGTCATTTAAACATTCCACTGGAAATGCTGCTGCAGTGCCAGAGGGGGAAAATCATGCTGATTGTGCTCCTAGAGTGAGTAATGTCGACACGTTGAATGTTGATACTCTTAATGGTTCATATGCAAATGAAGAAACAAGAAGTGGAGATAATAGACAAGATGATTCGGGAGAACCCTCTTTGATTTCTGATCTTGCAGTTGATAAAGCTACTTCAAATGGAAATACCATCTTAATTAAAACTACAGATGATGATGAAGACGACCACGATGAAGCTGTAAATGTTGATGAGAGTCTGaatagaaaacaacaaaatGTTGTTAGCGACTTATCTGATTCCAGAGACGAAGAATCTCTCAGAGATGAAGATTCAACACAAGCAAAACATCATTCGAAACTCTCACTTTTGGGACATGGTCCACATGGGAAACAAGTTGTAGATCATTTACTGAAGGAATATGGTGAAGATGGCGTTCGAGAGTTTTGTCAAAGATGGAGACAAGTATTTGTGGATGCTTTAAAACCGCGTTTTCTTCCTGGTGGATGGGATGTAAAACACAG GATTTGA